In one window of Gossypium arboreum isolate Shixiya-1 chromosome 4, ASM2569848v2, whole genome shotgun sequence DNA:
- the LOC108457786 gene encoding F-box protein SKIP23-like isoform X1 translates to MADWTQLPKELLELISKRLGTHYDVIRFRSVCSTWRSAVTAPNRCRNRFAPRFPLLPISSQFSLSKRSVFLLGSPTTRTQTNAWSPSSWVIKIEEDPMNGRVQLLNPLSRSRFDSLPDNFPKPLNLLDFRVLELGEEYVLHYLTHHSVGNLYMEKVVLSCLEDNVNDFIILTIHVSGKLAMFKSSVKKWAIIQDMPSPFDDVILYKGNFYAVDNTGRTVVVGLDFETNLIAMPVFGGDKKFLVDSKGELLLVDMYLSIESEPGSSSSSAGFGLVEEYFENLALYMNERTVKFKVFKLDDVGKQWVEAKDLDNRVLFLGDGCTFSASIEDLSVCRGNCIIYVDNFFYSLGEEDGASEHCDIGVFDLESGSIGPLTKFPQFSELFWPPPHWISSTTASDAQINVGESA, encoded by the exons ATGGCAGATTGGACCCAACTCCCCAAGGAACTACTAGAACTTATCTCCAAACGCCTAGGAACCCACTATGACGTCATCCGTTTCCGTTCCGTTTGCTCCACCTGGCGCTCCGCCGTTACTGCCCCCAACCGCTGCCGCAACCGCTTCGCTCCCCGTTTCCCGCTTCTCCCTATTTCCTCCCAATTCTCCCTCTCAAAGCGCTCCGTATTCCTCCTCGGATCACCCACAACTAGAACCCAAACAAACGCTTGGAGCCCCTCCTCGTGGGTAATCAAAATCGAAGAAGATCCGATGAACGGCAGAGTCCAGCTTTTGAACCCTCTCTCAAGGTCTCGTTTCGATTCTCTCCCTGATAATTTCCCCAAACCTTTAAATTTGTTGGATTTTAGGGTTCTTGAATTGGGTGAAGAATATGTGCTTCATTATTTAACTCATCACAGTGTGGGCAACTTGTACATGGAAAAAGTTGTCCTGTCTTGTTTAGAAGATAATGTTAATGATTTCATTATACTTACAATTCATGTTTCTGGGAAATTAGCAATGTTTAAATCTAGTGTTAAGAAATGGGCTATAATTCAAGACATGCCATCTCCTTTTGACGATGTGATATTATATAAAGGGAATTTTTATGCTGTTGATAATACTGGTAGGACTGTGGTTGTGGGATTGGATTTCGAGACAAATTTGATTGCTATGCCTGTTTTTGGTGGTGATAAGAAGTTTTTGGTTGATTCAAAGGGTGAGTTATTGTTGGTTGATATGTATTTGAGTATTGAATCTGAGCCCGGTTCATCTTCTTCTTCGGCCGGTTTCGGGCTCGTCGAGGAGTATTTTGAAAACCTTGCTTTGTATATGAACGAGAGGACGGTTAAGTTTAAGGTTTTTAAGTTGGATGATGTTGGTAAGCAGTGGGTTGAAGCTAAGGATTTGGACAATCGCGTGTTATTTTTAGGTGATGGTTGCACCTTTTCTGCTTCAATAGAAGATTTATCCGTGTGTAGAGGGAATTGCATAATCTATGTGGATAATTTCTTCTATTCACTCGGGGAAGAAGATGGAGCGTCGGAGCATTGTGATATAGGTGTATTCGATTTGGAAAGCGGTTCTATAGGACCATTAACAAAGTTTCCTCAATTTTCCGAGCTATTCTGGCCACCACCTCATTGGATTTCATCCACAACAGCATCGGAT GCACAAATAAACGTCGGAGAATCAGCCTAG
- the LOC108457786 gene encoding F-box protein SKIP23-like isoform X3 — MADWTQLPKELLELISKRLGTHYDVIRFRSVCSTWRSAVTAPNRCRNRFAPRFPLLPISSQFSLSKRSVFLLGSPTTRTQTNAWSPSSWVIKIEEDPMNGRVQLLNPLSRSRFDSLPDNFPKPLNLLDFRVLELGEEYVLHYLTHHSVGNLYMEKVVLSCLEDNVNDFIILTIHVSGKLAMFKSSVKKWAIIQDMPSPFDDVILYKGNFYAVDNTGRTVVVGLDFETNLIAMPVFGGDKKFLVDSKGELLLVDMYLSIESEPGSSSSSAGFGLVEEYFENLALYMNERTVKFKVFKLDDVGKQWVEAKDLDNRVLFLGDGCTFSASIEDLSVCRGNCIIYVDNFFYSLGEEDGASEHCDIGVFDLESGSIGPLTKFPQFSELFWPPPHWISSTTASDGI, encoded by the exons ATGGCAGATTGGACCCAACTCCCCAAGGAACTACTAGAACTTATCTCCAAACGCCTAGGAACCCACTATGACGTCATCCGTTTCCGTTCCGTTTGCTCCACCTGGCGCTCCGCCGTTACTGCCCCCAACCGCTGCCGCAACCGCTTCGCTCCCCGTTTCCCGCTTCTCCCTATTTCCTCCCAATTCTCCCTCTCAAAGCGCTCCGTATTCCTCCTCGGATCACCCACAACTAGAACCCAAACAAACGCTTGGAGCCCCTCCTCGTGGGTAATCAAAATCGAAGAAGATCCGATGAACGGCAGAGTCCAGCTTTTGAACCCTCTCTCAAGGTCTCGTTTCGATTCTCTCCCTGATAATTTCCCCAAACCTTTAAATTTGTTGGATTTTAGGGTTCTTGAATTGGGTGAAGAATATGTGCTTCATTATTTAACTCATCACAGTGTGGGCAACTTGTACATGGAAAAAGTTGTCCTGTCTTGTTTAGAAGATAATGTTAATGATTTCATTATACTTACAATTCATGTTTCTGGGAAATTAGCAATGTTTAAATCTAGTGTTAAGAAATGGGCTATAATTCAAGACATGCCATCTCCTTTTGACGATGTGATATTATATAAAGGGAATTTTTATGCTGTTGATAATACTGGTAGGACTGTGGTTGTGGGATTGGATTTCGAGACAAATTTGATTGCTATGCCTGTTTTTGGTGGTGATAAGAAGTTTTTGGTTGATTCAAAGGGTGAGTTATTGTTGGTTGATATGTATTTGAGTATTGAATCTGAGCCCGGTTCATCTTCTTCTTCGGCCGGTTTCGGGCTCGTCGAGGAGTATTTTGAAAACCTTGCTTTGTATATGAACGAGAGGACGGTTAAGTTTAAGGTTTTTAAGTTGGATGATGTTGGTAAGCAGTGGGTTGAAGCTAAGGATTTGGACAATCGCGTGTTATTTTTAGGTGATGGTTGCACCTTTTCTGCTTCAATAGAAGATTTATCCGTGTGTAGAGGGAATTGCATAATCTATGTGGATAATTTCTTCTATTCACTCGGGGAAGAAGATGGAGCGTCGGAGCATTGTGATATAGGTGTATTCGATTTGGAAAGCGGTTCTATAGGACCATTAACAAAGTTTCCTCAATTTTCCGAGCTATTCTGGCCACCACCTCATTGGATTTCATCCACAACAGCATCGGAT GGGATATGA
- the LOC108457786 gene encoding F-box protein SKIP23-like isoform X2, translating to MADWTQLPKELLELISKRLGTHYDVIRFRSVCSTWRSAVTAPNRCRNRFAPRFPLLPISSQFSLSKRSVFLLGSPTTRTQTNAWSPSSWVIKIEEDPMNGRVQLLNPLSRSRFDSLPDNFPKPLNLLDFRVLELGEEYVLHYLTHHSVGNLYMEKVVLSCLEDNVNDFIILTIHVSGKLAMFKSSVKKWAIIQDMPSPFDDVILYKGNFYAVDNTGRTVVVGLDFETNLIAMPVFGGDKKFLVDSKGELLLVDMYLSIESEPGSSSSSAGFGLVEEYFENLALYMNERTVKFKVFKLDDVGKQWVEAKDLDNRVLFLGDGCTFSASIEDLSVCRGNCIIYVDNFFYSLGEEDGASEHCDIGVFDLESGSIGPLTKFPQFSELFWPPPHWISSTTASDFRFGQFR from the exons ATGGCAGATTGGACCCAACTCCCCAAGGAACTACTAGAACTTATCTCCAAACGCCTAGGAACCCACTATGACGTCATCCGTTTCCGTTCCGTTTGCTCCACCTGGCGCTCCGCCGTTACTGCCCCCAACCGCTGCCGCAACCGCTTCGCTCCCCGTTTCCCGCTTCTCCCTATTTCCTCCCAATTCTCCCTCTCAAAGCGCTCCGTATTCCTCCTCGGATCACCCACAACTAGAACCCAAACAAACGCTTGGAGCCCCTCCTCGTGGGTAATCAAAATCGAAGAAGATCCGATGAACGGCAGAGTCCAGCTTTTGAACCCTCTCTCAAGGTCTCGTTTCGATTCTCTCCCTGATAATTTCCCCAAACCTTTAAATTTGTTGGATTTTAGGGTTCTTGAATTGGGTGAAGAATATGTGCTTCATTATTTAACTCATCACAGTGTGGGCAACTTGTACATGGAAAAAGTTGTCCTGTCTTGTTTAGAAGATAATGTTAATGATTTCATTATACTTACAATTCATGTTTCTGGGAAATTAGCAATGTTTAAATCTAGTGTTAAGAAATGGGCTATAATTCAAGACATGCCATCTCCTTTTGACGATGTGATATTATATAAAGGGAATTTTTATGCTGTTGATAATACTGGTAGGACTGTGGTTGTGGGATTGGATTTCGAGACAAATTTGATTGCTATGCCTGTTTTTGGTGGTGATAAGAAGTTTTTGGTTGATTCAAAGGGTGAGTTATTGTTGGTTGATATGTATTTGAGTATTGAATCTGAGCCCGGTTCATCTTCTTCTTCGGCCGGTTTCGGGCTCGTCGAGGAGTATTTTGAAAACCTTGCTTTGTATATGAACGAGAGGACGGTTAAGTTTAAGGTTTTTAAGTTGGATGATGTTGGTAAGCAGTGGGTTGAAGCTAAGGATTTGGACAATCGCGTGTTATTTTTAGGTGATGGTTGCACCTTTTCTGCTTCAATAGAAGATTTATCCGTGTGTAGAGGGAATTGCATAATCTATGTGGATAATTTCTTCTATTCACTCGGGGAAGAAGATGGAGCGTCGGAGCATTGTGATATAGGTGTATTCGATTTGGAAAGCGGTTCTATAGGACCATTAACAAAGTTTCCTCAATTTTCCGAGCTATTCTGGCCACCACCTCATTGGATTTCATCCACAACAGCATCGGAT TTCCGATTTGGACAATTCCGTTAA
- the LOC108458961 gene encoding uncharacterized protein LOC108458961: MHADSDSDGTSIDVSWATRSPSRRPFYYVQSPSNPDVEKISYGSSPMASQTYNNYHYHQCSSFNHSSESSTSMFSVSGNIPRTLSGWKHEQIGHGDDDNDEEDDDGRSNSNNVRLLYVFCLVLVLLVVFAVVVLIRWDASKRYEPEIFVKHIVFENLYYQAGNDESGVPTDMLSLNSTVTISYRNLAVSYAFQITSTPLELHHFQLKLASGKMEEFTQPRKSERIVKTIVAGHQVPLYGGIPVLVDTRPHLNRISVPLNLTFMVKSRTYILGTMVKTKFYGGFICSFTFKGNKLGESFNLTDSCIYQ, translated from the exons ATGCATGCAGATAGTGATTCAGATGGAACGAGCATTGATGTGTCATGGGCAACAAGGTCACCATCGAGAAGACCATTTTACTATGTTCAAAGCCCTTCCAACCCTGACGTTGAAAAAATTTCATATGGTTCAAGCCCTATGGCATCACAAACTTACAATAATTATCATTACCACCAATGCTCTTCCTTTAACCATTCTAGTGAGTCATCCACATCGATGTTCTCGGTTTCCGGTAACATCCCGAGGACTCTTTCGGGTTGGAAGCACGAACAGATTGGTCATGGTGACGATGATAATGACGAGGAGGACGATGATGGCCGCAGCAATAGTAATAATGTGAGGCTTCTTTATGTTTTTTGCCTCGTTTTAGTGTTGCTTGTGGTGTTTGCTGTGGTGGTTTTGATTAGGTGGGATGCTAGCAAGAGATATGAGCCTGAAATCTTCGTTAAG CACATAGTGTTTGAGAACTTGTATTATCAGGCAGGAAATGATGAATCAGGGGTGCCAACAGATATGCTTTCACTTAATTCGACGGTCACGATTTCATACAGAAATCTAGCTGTTTCCTACGCCTTCCAGATCACCTCTACCCCTTTAGAGCTTCACCATTTCCAGCTCAAACTTGCTTCTGGAAAG ATGGAGGAGTTCACTCAACCAAGAAAGAGTGAGCGGATAGTGAAGACAATTGTGGCAGGGCATCAAGTTCCATTGTATGGTGGGATACCGGTTCTTGTGGACACTAGACCGCACCTGAACCGGATCTCAGTGCCTTTGAACCTGACTTTCATGGTGAAATCAAGAACTTACATTTTGGGCACAATGGTGAAAACCAAGTTCTATGGTGGATTCATATGCTCTTTCACATTCAAAGGAAATAAACTTGGGGAATCCTTTAATCTTACGGATTCATGTATTTATCAGTGA